The Morganella morganii sequence GGAAATACGGGATCGCGAGGATAAACACCACTTCAGCCATCTGTGAGACAGAAAGCAGCACAGACGGATACTGCACCACCAGCGTGTCTTTATATTCCGCGATACGGCCGAAATCATGCAGAAACGGGTTACCGAATGTATTGGTGATTTGCAGCACTGCGCCGAGCAGCATGGCAAACAGGAAAAACACCGCCATGACCGGCTGTTTAAACAGCACAAAGGCATCCAGGCCGTAACGCTGTGCCCAGGTGGTCGTACCGGTCTGTTTTACCACCGGAATTGCCGGCAGTGTCAGTGAATACAGTGCGAGCAGCAATGATGCGCCGGCGGCAATATAAAGCTGCATATTGCTCAGCTCGAATTTCATCAGACTGACCGCCCACATCGCCGCGATAAAACCGACAGTACCGAACACCCGGACAGACGGGAAATGCGTAACCGGATCGAGGTTATATTTTTGCAGGCTTGCGTAACTGACGGAGTTTGACAGGGCAATGGTCGGCATAAAGGCCATCGCATTCAGCAGCATCACCCAGAATAGTACATTCACATCGGTGACAGTTGCGGCATAAAAGAGTGCACCGGCGCAGATCAGGTGACACAGGCCGTAAAGCCGGTTCGCCGGAATGAATTTATCGGCAATAATCCCGACCAGGCCCGGCATAATCACCGCCGCCAGCCCTTTGGTGCTGTAGATCCAGCCCACATCAGCCCCGGTAAATTTGAGGGTTGCCATCATATACGAGCCGAGGGTGATTAACCACGCGCCCCAGATGAAATACTGGAGGAACAGCATCGCTTTCAGTCTGACTTTTATATCCATGGGTATCTCCGCTGAGATAAAGAAAAAAAAGGCCGCCGACGTCCCATGATGTCAGGGCGGCCTCTGAACGACGGTTTTCTTAATGTTATACTGAGAAAAAGAAAACCACACTTAGCTGATGATTATCTGATTAAAAACGGGAAATAATACCGGTAACCAGCTTCAGGAAAGTGCTTTTCACCCGCTCAGCGGTTTCAATCACTTCGTCGTGGCTCAGCGGCTGGTCGAGAATACCGCACGCCATATTCGTCAGGCAGGAAATCCCCAGGGTTTCAATCCCGGCGTGGCGCGCCACCAGTGCTTCCGGAACGGTGGACATCCCCACCGCATCCGCGCCCAGTGTGCGGATCATCCGGATTTCCGCCGGTGTTTCATAAACCGGACCGGTCCACCAGGCGTAGACACCTTCGCGCATGGTCACACCCTGCTCTGCGGCTACCGCTTTGGCGATACCGCGCAGATTTTTGCTGTACACTTCACTGACATCCAGAAAGCGCACACCGAGATCCGGATTATTCGGCCCGATCAGCGGATTATTTGCCGTCAGATTGAGGTGGTCCGTGATCAGCATCAGGTCGCCCGGGGCAAAACCGGTATTTACTGCACCACAGGCATTGGTGATGATCAGCTTTTCGATACCCAGCGCTTTCATCAGACGCACCGGGAAGGTAACCTGATCCAGCGACACGCCTTCGTAATAGTGGAAACGGCCTTTCATCGCCACCACGGTTTTGCCGCCCAGCGTGCCGATAACCAGCTCATTGGCATGGCCGACAGCGGAAGAGCTGGCGAAATGCGGAATATCGTTGTACGGAATGCGGACAGCATTCTCCAGGGTATCGGCAAACGGTCCCAGGCCGGAGCCTAAAATGATACCGATAGTCGGTTTAACAGTGATCTGCGCTTCGACGAACGCTTTGCTTTCTGCGATATCAGCGGTGAGATGCATTATTTATCTCCTGAATTTATCCGGGATGTAACAATTGATGAAATGTATGCCGCGATTGTAGATCAGATGTAAACACGGAAACAGGATCTTCTTCTCAATATGAGAAAAAGGATCCGGATACAATGATGAATAACAGACAGTGCCCCGTGATAAAAGGAGATTCGGGCTTATGACGTTATCCGGCATACTCAGTGAATTCCGGTCATCCAAAAACTCCAAAACCCGGAAACTGAAAACCCTCTGGCAGCTGATTCTGAATGACGGGCCTATCCGAGCGGAAACGCTGTCAGAAAAAGCCAACATGAATGGCGCCACCTGTGCGCGGCTGCTGGATGAGCTGAGCAGGCTGGGCCTTATCAGCGCGGCAGAACTGGGGCAATCCACCGGCGGGCGCAAACCGATTCTCTACAGTGTCAATCCGGACAGAGGGCGGCTCGCCGGGATTGAAATCAGCAATATCTATTCCACGATTGTGCTGCAAAACCTGAAGCTGGATGTGCTGGCGACCTGCAAAATCAAAGCTGCCGGACAGGAAACGCCGCAGGTGCTGCTGGAGCGTCTGCTCACCCGGCTGTTATCACTGCTGGAGGAACATCACCTCAGTACGGATGATCTGCTCGGTATCGGCATTGCGGCGGATTACACCCTGCCTCCCGGCAGTGACCGCCGCGCCATGAATGATTATCTGATCCCGTTACTGCGTGAGATGGCGGAAAGCCGTACCGGATGTCAGGTGACTATCGGCAGCGGGGTGAATTTTGCCGCACTGGCAGAATACCGGCTGCGCCACAAAGAGAGCCGCCGCCTGTTTTTCACCACCTGTGACGCGGAGATCCGCAGCAGTACCATTCTCAGCGAGCCTGTCCGCTTTATGCCGCCGGGCTCGGAAAATGCGTTCGGGCATATGACGCTCGATCTCCACGGCCGCACCTGTGAATGCGGCTCGTTTGGTTGTCTTAATCAGTACAGTTCGCTGGAAGCTATCCGCAAAACCGTGATTCAGCATCTGCGGCGCGGCAAACCCTCCGTCATCACCTCGCTGGTCAGTGATGAGCAGGAAATTGATTACCATGTGATTTTTAAAGCCCTTGAGCTGGCTGATCCAATCT is a genomic window containing:
- a CDS encoding ROK family protein → MTLSGILSEFRSSKNSKTRKLKTLWQLILNDGPIRAETLSEKANMNGATCARLLDELSRLGLISAAELGQSTGGRKPILYSVNPDRGRLAGIEISNIYSTIVLQNLKLDVLATCKIKAAGQETPQVLLERLLTRLLSLLEEHHLSTDDLLGIGIAADYTLPPGSDRRAMNDYLIPLLREMAESRTGCQVTIGSGVNFAALAEYRLRHKESRRLFFTTCDAEIRSSTILSEPVRFMPPGSENAFGHMTLDLHGRTCECGSFGCLNQYSSLEAIRKTVIQHLRRGKPSVITSLVSDEQEIDYHVIFKALELADPICTDALEEAAYYYGLAIANTILSFQPDVVVCGGTLTPKHTFFATVQKTVAQKLAGFPQINTRIVPAFDSYEVVSQGAGAMVLESLLSDTP
- a CDS encoding nucleoside permease, producing the protein MDIKVRLKAMLFLQYFIWGAWLITLGSYMMATLKFTGADVGWIYSTKGLAAVIMPGLVGIIADKFIPANRLYGLCHLICAGALFYAATVTDVNVLFWVMLLNAMAFMPTIALSNSVSYASLQKYNLDPVTHFPSVRVFGTVGFIAAMWAVSLMKFELSNMQLYIAAGASLLLALYSLTLPAIPVVKQTGTTTWAQRYGLDAFVLFKQPVMAVFFLFAMLLGAVLQITNTFGNPFLHDFGRIAEYKDTLVVQYPSVLLSVSQMAEVVFILAIPYFLKRYGIKTVMLISMIAWTLRFGLFAFGEPVSIGFFFLVLSMIVYGCAFDFFNVSGSIFIEKTVSSKIRASAQGLFMMMVNGVGAYAGAIVSGKVVDMFTVDGVKDWQSIWLIFASYTVVLAIIFQFTFRYDHRTEKAAEKAVV
- a CDS encoding purine-nucleoside phosphorylase; its protein translation is MHLTADIAESKAFVEAQITVKPTIGIILGSGLGPFADTLENAVRIPYNDIPHFASSSAVGHANELVIGTLGGKTVVAMKGRFHYYEGVSLDQVTFPVRLMKALGIEKLIITNACGAVNTGFAPGDLMLITDHLNLTANNPLIGPNNPDLGVRFLDVSEVYSKNLRGIAKAVAAEQGVTMREGVYAWWTGPVYETPAEIRMIRTLGADAVGMSTVPEALVARHAGIETLGISCLTNMACGILDQPLSHDEVIETAERVKSTFLKLVTGIISRF